Genomic window (Zingiber officinale cultivar Zhangliang chromosome 2B, Zo_v1.1, whole genome shotgun sequence):
TACGTTACGTCGACCGTCCGATCCATCTTGATCGTCGTCTATAAACTGTTTTCTTTCCAAAGGCGGTACTGCCTCCGCTGCTGCGCTGCGACCTTCCAATTTTAGCCCCGAATCGACCCTAATCTCTTCACTCCTTCCCAAACTTGCCTTTAAATCATCTCTCTTCGTTTATTTAATCGCGACTTCGGTGGaaaccctaaaaaaaaaaaaaaaaaatccttctttTGTGGAATCTTTCTTCTTCTCCAGTAGGAAAAGATCAAAGAGGGGTTTCCGGCCATGCTCCAGAGTCAGTTCTCCAGCATGAGAGGTCCGATCAAGGCTCTTGAAGCAGACATAAGCCATGCCAATGCCCTGTATGTGATCgagtttcgattttttttttttttttttatcgtagCTTGTTTGCTTTTCCCCCAAATTGGTTTTTTGGTATGTTATTTTGCTTGTCCTTTTTTGTAATCGCTTGGCTGTTGATATAACAGGGCGGATACTATTCAGAGAGCCTATGGTGGTGCTTGCCTCCACATGAGGTTGTCTTGCAACAATTTGGCacctttcttcatcttcctcatGCAGTGCATGGATTGTACCTGTTCTTATAGTCTTCTTAGTTTTTTGGGCATTTTCCAGATTATAATTTACAAGGTCCTAATCTCTTATTGCTCTGCTGCATATGTTGAACGATTGACATCTAATTATTCTGTTTTTAGTGTTGAGTTGGTTGGTGTATGCTGTGCAGGTTTATGTGGATGGAGAATCATCAATATCGACTTCTGAAAGGCGTGCCAACCTAAAGGAATTTTATGGTCATCGATCTGTAATTGATGTCTTTGTATTTATTTCAATGTTTAGTTTCGGTTCGTTGCTGATATTGATTCATTTTTGCAGCTGTTATTTATCCTTCTCTTCAACAACTTGAAAGCAGCATGGTCGATGGGGAGGCGTGCAGCGAGAGTGGCCGAAAtaaggagattgttgggatgAAGAGGATGGAAGACTGGGAAAAGTTTTCCGATGATGATTTGGATAGGGAGGATGAATGCGGGATATGCCTGGAGGTGTGCAGCAAGATGGTCTTGCCTAGCTGCAGCCATTCCATGTGCTTAAAATGCTACCGCGATTGGTGAATGCTTAATCAAAGCCTACTCATTCAGTAAATTGGTCGTCAAAGTTCACTAATTCTGTCCATCACTTCATTTTACAGGAATGTGAGATCTCAGTCGTGCCCTTTCTGCAGGGGAAGCTTAAAAAGAGTTCGCTCAAGAGACCTCTGGGTGCT
Coding sequences:
- the LOC122049034 gene encoding E3 ubiquitin-protein ligase AIRP2-like isoform X1; translation: MLQSQFSSMRGPIKALEADISHANALADTIQRAYGGACLHMRLSCNNLAPFFIFLMQCMDCTCSYSLLSFLGIFQIIIYKVYVDGESSISTSERRANLKEFYAVIYPSLQQLESSMVDGEACSESGRNKEIVGMKRMEDWEKFSDDDLDREDECGICLEVCSKMVLPSCSHSMCLKCYRDWNVRSQSCPFCRGSLKRVRSRDLWVLTNNEDILDTMTLEKDNVRRFYCYIDSLPLMIPDNLFLVYYDYLI
- the LOC122049034 gene encoding E3 ubiquitin-protein ligase AIRP2-like isoform X2, whose amino-acid sequence is MPMPYTIQRAYGGACLHMRLSCNNLAPFFIFLMQCMDCTCSYSLLSFLGIFQIIIYKVYVDGESSISTSERRANLKEFYAVIYPSLQQLESSMVDGEACSESGRNKEIVGMKRMEDWEKFSDDDLDREDECGICLEVCSKMVLPSCSHSMCLKCYRDWNVRSQSCPFCRGSLKRVRSRDLWVLTNNEDILDTMTLEKDNVRRFYCYIDSLPLMIPDNLFLVYYDYLI